Proteins encoded within one genomic window of Triticum aestivum cultivar Chinese Spring chromosome 2D, IWGSC CS RefSeq v2.1, whole genome shotgun sequence:
- the LOC123049431 gene encoding putative F-box/LRR-repeat protein 23: MAATVPSPSRNRTEGPPLEEEAARDWAGLPWDALLAVLHRLDHVDVLMGAGQVCTPWRLAARNEPELWRRVEVRSHADRRSHVAAPSSTRRHSSAVLCGLARAAVRRAAGQCEAFCGEGAVDDSVLSLLADAAPSLKILRIISGDRIVDERLSLTITNFTLLEELELSLCTDVYPGTCEAVGSACPLLKRFRLSKNQFCKWNTKNIDQEAMAIATMGGLRSLQLFANPLSDDGLAAILDGCPRLESLDIRHCFNVGMSAAAIRARCPGIETLRLPDDSTIDYDLKFSPPDMTPWNTQDEHQCDWHELVYFSSW; the protein is encoded by the exons ATGGCCGCGACGGTGCCCTCGCCCTCCCGCAACCGCACTGAGGGACCTCccttggaggaggaggcggcgagggacTGGGCGGGGCTGCCGTGGGACGCGCTGCTGGCCGTGCTCCATAGGCTGGACCACGTCGACGTCCTCATGGGGGCCGGCCAAGTGTGCACCCCCTGGCGCCTGGCGGCGCGGAACGAGCCGGAGCTGTGGCGCCGCGTCGAGGTGCGCTCCCACGCCGATCGCCGATCTCACGTGGCGGCGCCGTCCAGCACCAGACGCCACTCCTCCGCCGTCCTCTGTGGGCTGGCGCGCGCCGCCGTGAGGCGCGCCGCGGGGCAGTGCGAGGCCTTCTGCGGCGAGGGCGCCGTGGACGACAGCGTCCTCTCCCTCCTCGCCGACGC GGCGCCCTCGCTGAAGATCCTCCGGATCATCTCCGGCGACAGGATAGTCGACGAGAGGCTCAGCCTCACCATCACGAACTTCACcctgctggaggagctggagctgtCTCTTTGCACCGACGTCTACCCGGGGACGTGCGAGGCCGTCGGCAGCGCCTGCCCTCTCCTCAAGCGCTTCCGTCTGAGCAAGAACCAATTCTGCAAGTGGAACACCAAGAACATCGACCAGGAGGCCATGGCCATCGCTACCATGGGCGGGCTGCGGTCGCTTCAGCTCTTCGCCAACCCTCTCAGCGACGACGGGCTGGCGGCCATCCTTGACGGATGCCCGCGCCTCGAGTCTCTCGACATCCGCCATTGCTTCAACGTTGGGATGAGCGCTGCTGCAATCCGAGCACGGTGTCCTGGGATCGAGACACTGAGGCTCCCGGATGATTCGACGATCGATTACGATCTGAAGTTCTCTCCCCCGGATATGACCCCGTGGAACACCCAGGACGAGCATCAGTGTGATTGGCACGAGTTAGTCTATTTCAGTTCATGGTAG
- the LOC123053419 gene encoding 3-oxoacyl-[acyl-carrier-protein] synthase I, chloroplastic, which translates to MHAHAPAPHALGLRVPLPTFPRRRARPRRRPAAAVRASAPPQRETDPTKRVVITGMGLASVFGNDVDTFYDRLLAGESGVGPIDRFDASSFPTRFAGQIRGFSSEGYIDGKNDRRLDDCIRYCILSGKKALESAGIGAGSDAHGKLDVGRAGILVGSGMGGLSVFSDGVQNLIEKGYRKISPFFIPYAITNMGSALLAMDVGFMGPNYSISTACATSNYCFYAAANHIRRGEADIIVAGGTEAAIIPIGLGGFVACRALSQRNDDPITASRPWDKERDGFVMGEGAGVLVMESLEHAMKRDAPIIAEYLGGAVNCDAYHMTDPRSDGLGVSSCITMSLRDAGVAPEEVNYINAHATSTLAGDLAEVRAIKQVFKNPSEIKINSTKSMIGHCLGAAGGLEAIATIKSITTGWVHPTINQFNPEPEVDFDTVANEKKQHEVNVAISNSFGFGGHNSVVVFAPFKP; encoded by the exons ATGCACGCCCACGCCCCCGCCCCCCACGCCCTCGGCCTCCGCGTCCCTCTCCCCACGTTCCCCCGCCGCCGCGCTCGCCCGCGCCGGCGCCCCGCCGCGGCCGTCCGCGCCTCGGCGCCGCCGCAGAGAGAGACGGACCCCACTAAGCGGGTGGTGATCACGGGGATGGGGCTGGCGTCGGTGTTCGGGAACGACGTGGACACATTCTACGACCGGCTCCTGGCCGGGGAGAGCGGCGTCGGGCCCATCGACCGGTTCGACGCCAGCAGTTTCCCCACGAGGTTCGCCGGGCAGATACGGGGGTTCTCGTCTGAGGGGTACATCGACGGCAAGAACGACCGGAGGCTCGACGACTGCATCCGGTACTGCATCCTCAGCGGCAAGAAGGCGCTCGAGAGCGCCGGGATCGGCGCAGGCTCCGACGCGCACGGCAAG CTTGATGTGGGGCGGGCTGGTATTCTTGTGGGTTCTGGCATGGGTGGCCTTTCAGTATTCTCCGATGGTGTTCAGAATCTTATCGAGAAGGGATACAGAAAAATTTCACCTTTCTTTATCCCATATGCTATAACTAACATGGGTTCAGCCTTGCTTGCCATGGATGTTGGTTTCATGGGCCCCAACTACTCAATTTCAACTGCGTGTGCAACCTCCAACTACTGCTTTTATGCTGCCGCAAACCATATTCGTCGTGGTGAGGCTGATATCATTGTCGCTGGTGGAACTGAAGCTGCCATCATTCCAATCGGCCTTGGAGGTTTTGTAGCATGTAGAGCACTATCACAAAGGAACGATGACCCAATAACTGCATCTAGGCCATGGGATAAAGAGCGAGATGGCTTTGTTATGGGTGAAGGTGCTGGTGTACTG GTTATGGAGAGCCTGGAGCACGCAATGAAGCGTGATGCACCAATAATTGCTGAATACTTGGGAGGTGCGGTCAACTGTGATGCTTACCATATGACTGATCCTAGATCAGATGGACTGGGTGTATCATCCTGTATTACAATGAGTCTCAGAGATGCAGGTGTTGCACCAGAGGAG GTGAATTACATCAATGCACACGCAACTTCGACACTTGCTGGTGACTTGGCTGAAGTAAGAGCCATTAAGCAAGTCTTCAAGAATCCATCTGAGATTAAGATCAATTCTACAAAG TCCATGATAGGCCATTGCCTGGGTGCAGCAGGTGGGTTAGAAGCTATCGCCACTATCAAGTCCATAACTACTGGATGGGTGCATCCTACCATTAACCAATTT AACCCGGAGCCTGAAGTTGATTTTGATACAGTAGCTAACGAAAAGAAGCAGCATGAAGTGAATGTTG CTATTTCTAACTCATTTGGATTTGGAGGGCACAACTCGGTGGTGGTATTCGCGCCATTCAAGCCGTGA